The window GGCAGAGCGACTATCGGGCAGCACGACTGAGACCCTTACGGTTCCGCAGGTTAGTGCGGCTGATGTGCAGGCCGCGCCCGATATTGGCAACCTGAATGTGCAGGGCCAGGTAGAATTTGCCACTGGGTCGGCTCAGCTCACGACGACAGGGCAGCAAACTCTGGGAGGGCTTTTGGCAGAGATTCAGGAGTTTAACCCAGAAACAGTGGCAGTCCGTGTCATTGGCCACACGTCTAAAACTGGCGCACCGGATCTAAATCAGCAGCTCAGTCAGGAACGCGCTCAAGTGGTGGTGGATTACTTGCGGAATCAGGGCATGCAGCACAACATTGTGGCGGAAGGAAAAGGCTTCTATCTGCCTTTGTCGGGTATTGACCCGGCAGATCCCCGGCAACAGCGAACGGAGATTCGCCTGGTGCGCGTAAATTAAACCCATGACGACGACAAAATCTTCCTTGAATGCAACTCAGCGATCGCAGATTGCCGAGGCGTTAACCCTGTCTCGATTTCTGACTAGCCACGCCGCAGATGCTGACCCGGTACTGGTGCAACGGCGGCGAGAGCGCATTCGCACGATTCAGCAAGCGCTTCAGGGGTGTGCCCACCCTATTTGTCGAGACCGCCTGACCCCTTCCGAAATGCCCTTGCCGGTGCGGCGGGCATTTGTTCAGGCTGCGTTGTTGGTGAGCCGCTACTTTGCCGTCGGTGGGGTGGGATGGCGTGGCACCCTAGCTTCCCCAACTCTGGCTAAATACTGCCCGGATCCTATTCCTGCACCCTGGCACACGCCAGCCGCGATGGCGATGATGGGCGATCACTTTGCCTTACCGGCTCCTGCGATGGCTGCGATCGCCGAGCACTTGGAAACGGTAGATCGAGAAATCGAGCAGCAGCGTCGGATCATCGCTGCCGTTCTCGATACGGTGGGGGTGGCGATCGATGCCCCTGATCCCCTGCCATCAGAGCCCTTTGCCGCGCTTTTCCAAAAGTTGTTTAAGGGCATTCCAGTCAGCCCCGACAAGCTTTCCGTCATCTTTACCCCGACCCAGCTGTATTTCTGTGTAGACTTCCCGACCGAGGAAGATGAGCAGCTGTGGGCAGACCTCACCGCAGCTGCTCATCAGCCTGCTCTCAAGCAGCTTCACCAGCAGCTCTCGGCTTTTAGCTTTCAGAAATTTAAGCGATTCCCCACCTTTGGCCCTTGTGATCCAGCTGGGATTGATGGGCACTGGGTTCAGCAGGTTTGCGATCGAGCCAATAGCGCAGAGCCTGCTTGCCCTCAACACCCCTCTGCCCAGCCCCAACCGATTTCTCCGGAGGCGGTGATTCAGCGACTGTCTAAAAGCATTGGCGTTTTGCCCCAAAAAGATGCTGAAATGTTTTTGATTCATGACATCTGGGGGCACTATTGGCAGCTTTGGTTTAGTCAATTTGAGAGCGACTATGCCACTCTAGCCGACTGTGGTGAGCCGTTACGGGCCCAAGAAACGGCCTATACGCCGGAGGGACCGCTGACCTGCCGTGAACTGTTTCAGTTTGAGGGGGCTGAGGTTGTTCTCCAGGTGCAACGTGCCAAACAGTTCTTTCATGGGGAAGTCTGCCAGCGGTTAGGGCTGCTGTTTACCCATCTGTTGGGGGAACTGGTTGCAGATATTGCAGAGTTTAAGTTTGTCTGGACCAACCCGAATGCGGCCCATGAATTGCCCAGTACCTCGGCGTTTACAGACTACCCCACCAACTTAGATCTAACCCTGGCAGATCTAGATTTCCTATTTTTGCGAATTTTGCAACCGCTGCTAGAGCTGCATCTATCCCCCATGGTGTGCGCTCCTTTAGAAGCTGAGTTGTTGGAGGCATCTCCTCTCCAGCAACTGTCTCCGGAGGCAGCGTTGCGTCTGGAAGTGAATCTTAAAGGGGCGATCGCGCAGCTACACCAAATTTTCCTGGCAGAATATAGCGCCTCCTATTTACCCACGCTTGCCAGTGAAGACAGCCTGTTTGCAGAGGTCGCAGTCAATCTATTGCATCTGCAAAACGTGATCAACACGCTCTATATCGATCCTCAATTTGCGCAGGCATCGGCAATGCCTTTTCAGGATTTGCTGATTGTGTTCATTAGCAGCTATTGCTCGGGCGATAGCTATGCTGAATTTTGGAGCATTGACAATGTCCTAGCAGATTACTTCATCCCCTGCTGGCAGCATCTCTGCGAGGCCCTTTAAACAGGGACGACAGTGCTGAATTGATGTCTAAGTCTCGGGTGGAAATCGTCGGAAAACGAGGGTCGTATTATGGCCTCCAAATCCAAAGGCGTTGGATAACGCCACAGCTACTTCCATGGCATGGGGGTCTCCGATCGTATAGTCGAGATCGCAATCAGCATCCACGGTTTCCACATTAATCGTGGGGGGGATCACGCTGTATTGAATCGCCAGAATTGAGGCGATCGCCTCAATTGCTCCGGCAGCCCCCAGCAGGTGTCCGGTCATGCTTTTGGTGGCAGACAGTTTCATCTGGTGGGCGTGAGCGCCAAACACCTGCTTGATCGCATTAGACTCGGCCACATCTCCCAAGGGGGTTGAGGTTGCGTGCATGTTAATGGTGTCCACCGCTTCAGGAGAGATTTGGGCATCTTGCAGGGCCCGTTGCAGGGCCAGAATCACCCCCGCGCCGGAGGGATCTGGTGCGGCATAGTGATGGGCATCGGCAGAGGCCCCAAACCCTAAAACTTCGGCATAAATTCTGGCTCCCCGCCCTTGGGCATGGCTCAGGGTTTCCAAAATCAAGGCTCCGGCCCCCTCACCCACCACAAATCCGTCTCGATGGGCATCAAAGGGGCGACTGGCGGTTTGCGGGTCGTCATTGCGGGTCGAAAGTGCCCGCATGGCCGCGAATCCGCCCACGCCCAGCGGTGTAATAGGGGCTTCGCTGCCACCACATACCATGACATCGGCATAACCCTGCCGCAGCAACAGGACGGCATCCCGGACAGCATCATTGCCCGTGGTGCAGGCAGAAACAACTCCGTGATTAGGGCCCTTGAGCCCATATTGCATGGCAATCATCCCGGCGGCCATATTGCCAATCATCATCGGAATCATGAAGGGCGACAGGGAATTGGGGCCCTTCTTTGCCAGCACTTGGGCTTGTTTTTCCAGCACCTGCAGCCCACCAATGCCTGAGCCAAAGACCACCCCCATGCGATCGCGCGCTGTCTGGGCACGGTCAGCCGGGTGCAATTCAGCATCCTCAATGGCCTGTTGAGCTGCTGCCAGGGCATAACGACAAAACGGATCCAGCCGTGCCGACAGCTTGCGCTCTATATAGTTCAAGGGGTCAAAGCCTTTGACCTCGCAGGCAAAGTGGGTCTTAAAAGGGCTGGCATCAAAGTGGGTAATTGGGGCTGCCCCACTCTCTCCACGCATCATTGCTTTCCAAAAGTCATTCACAGAAAGACCAATCGGGGTAATTGCCCCCATGCCAGTAACCACGATGCGTTCTGGAGTATTCATAGGCCATCAAAAGCTAAATTCATAGCCTATAATACCGACCAATCGGTATTTTTTAAATAAATGGGTAAGGGAGAAAGAACACGGCAAGACATTCTGCAAAAGGTTGCCGTTCTTTTTAACGAAAAGGGCTATGCAGCCACCTCGATGCAAGACATTACAGCGGCAACCGGTATCCAACGGGGGGGCATCTACAATCACTTCGCCAGCAAAGACGCCTTAGCGCTAGAAACCTTTGAATATGCCTGCTCTGTGCTGACAAAGCAGCTGCTACGAGGCATCGGTCGCCAGAAAACAGCCGTAGGGCGCTTAAAAGCGATCGCCCGTAGCTTTGCCGATCTCTATGCTCAAAACCCGTCATTCCCCTGCGGCTGTCAGGTGTTGAACACGGCTGTAGAGGCGAAACGACAGATGCTGCCGCTGCGACAAAAGGCCCAAGCAGCGATGGGCCAGTTTCAAGACTTGATTATGA is drawn from Leptolyngbya sp. SIO1E4 and contains these coding sequences:
- the fabF gene encoding beta-ketoacyl-ACP synthase II: MNTPERIVVTGMGAITPIGLSVNDFWKAMMRGESGAAPITHFDASPFKTHFACEVKGFDPLNYIERKLSARLDPFCRYALAAAQQAIEDAELHPADRAQTARDRMGVVFGSGIGGLQVLEKQAQVLAKKGPNSLSPFMIPMMIGNMAAGMIAMQYGLKGPNHGVVSACTTGNDAVRDAVLLLRQGYADVMVCGGSEAPITPLGVGGFAAMRALSTRNDDPQTASRPFDAHRDGFVVGEGAGALILETLSHAQGRGARIYAEVLGFGASADAHHYAAPDPSGAGVILALQRALQDAQISPEAVDTINMHATSTPLGDVAESNAIKQVFGAHAHQMKLSATKSMTGHLLGAAGAIEAIASILAIQYSVIPPTINVETVDADCDLDYTIGDPHAMEVAVALSNAFGFGGHNTTLVFRRFPPET
- a CDS encoding TetR/AcrR family transcriptional regulator, with the translated sequence MGKGERTRQDILQKVAVLFNEKGYAATSMQDITAATGIQRGGIYNHFASKDALALETFEYACSVLTKQLLRGIGRQKTAVGRLKAIARSFADLYAQNPSFPCGCQVLNTAVEAKRQMLPLRQKAQAAMGQFQDLIMTVTQRGIEQGEFPASTDAEALAAVFLSTLEGAMLLTVLYDDVTYLEHAVSHLQGYLDRLGGPSPPTA